The genomic stretch ATAAGGTATTTTTCGAGCGCCTTCCCTTCGTTTACATGGCTGTTCCATATCTCATCCGCTTTTCCGGCATCGACCATGCCGTACCACAGGTCGTCGGGATAGACCGCTACCACCGGCCCCATACCGCAAGGCCCCAGACACGAGGTTACGGAGACTTTTACGGTATCGTACTTCTGCGTCTCCTGGAGTTTTCGGCTGAATGCGTTTATCGTTTCCGTGGCTCCCCTGTCGGCGCATGACCCCTTTGGGTGCCCGGCAGGCCTTTTGTTTCCACATACAAGAAAATGTATTTTCGGTTTCGGCATTTTTTCTCCTCTTTGTTTATCGTGTAACCGCTTTTACAAAGAGGAAAGTATAGCCTTTGACGTGGCGGGTGTAAAACAGTCAATGAGGCGATGTCCGTGGAGAGCCTCTCAATATCGCATTGCCCCATGCGGGATGTAACGTATATTAACCTCTCATTCTTCGGAAAACGCGCCCCTCATGCATACCCACCCTTTTCGACAACATGAAGGAATTCCTCCACCAGCGCCTGGTCGAGCTGTTTTCTGCTCTTCCTCAGTATCGAAGCGCTCTCGGCGTGGGAAAGGCTCGGCTTGTATACTCTCCTGTCGGAGAGGGCGACGTACATATCGACGATGGCGGACATCCGGGCCAAGGTTCCGATCTCCCCTTCGCGCAGTCCGCGCGGATACCCGGTGCCGTCGATTTTTTCATGATGGTTCCAGCATATTTCCATAACCGCTTCAGGAATACCTTCCGTCCTTTTCAATATCTCCATTCCGAAGTTTACATGACTTTTCATCTCTTCCCATTCGTGTGGCTTGAAGGCGCCCGGCTTGTTAAGAACTTTCAACGGAGTCCTTGCCTTCCCTACATCATGGATGATCCCCCCCTCCGTCACCGTCGCGATGTCTGAATCGCTAAACTCCTTTTTTGACCTGGCGAAGAGGGAGAGGAAAATCCCCACCCTCATGGAGTGGACGAAGGTGTAGCTGTCGTGCTCCTTCAGCGCCTCAAGGATCGGCTTAACCTTGTTTTTCCCGACGACATTCACTATCTCCCTGCCGGTGTTCCTGTAGTCGTCGTATGGAAGTGGCCTCCCTTTCAAAACCGCGTCGTGCCCCTTGTCGAGCGTTGTCAGTGTGAGCTTCAGCGCCTTCTCCTGTTCCGGCTCCAGTTTTTTCCATTTAGCCTCCTCCCTGCTGTTAGCCCATCGGCTTACCTTGTGGAGGAAGTGCCCGGAATCGAACGGCTTTATCACATAATCACACGCACCCAACTGCATGGCCTTCAACACCGAGGTCTGGTCGCTGAGAGCAGTTACCATGATGACGGGAGATGCCGCGCTTGCGCTTCCATTTCGAATCTCCTGCAGAACTTCATAACCGTCCATTTTCGGCATCATTACGTCCAGCAGGATGAGGTCGTAAAACACCCGCTGTGTGCTGGCAAGGCCAGCCGGCCCGTTTTCTGCAACATCTATCGCGTAGGAAAGTTTCTCAAGAGAATGTTTAAGCAGCATGCGCACAGCCGCATCATCGTCAATAATGAGCACGCGCTTCATGATGATCTCCTCGTCGAATTTATTGATACTGATTATTATATCCAGATACTTTCCATTCTACTTCAATTCCGGCGAGGAAAAAAACAGATGGAAAAAACTAGAAGCGGCGGAGGATGCCGATTACCTTCCCCTGTATCTGAACCTGTTCCGGCTCGAAATACATCGGCTCCATCTCCCTGTTCGCAGGCTGCAGGCGTATTCTATTGCTCTCGGGATAAAACCTTTTCAGTGTCGATTCGGAGCCGTCGATGAGCGCGACAACCTTGTCGCCGGGCCGGGCGGTATCGGCGCGCTGGACTATGACCATGTCGCCGTCGAGTATGTGATCCTCCATCATTGAATCACCCTTCACCTTCAGGACAAACGTGTCGCTGTCCGCAACCATCTCCTCGGGGAGGGATATCATCTCGGTGTCGGGGAAAGACTCTATCGGGCGTCCGGCGGCGATGGAACCGAGAACGGGAACCTTCACACCGACCTGAATCCCGCCATGCCCGGCAGGGATCACCTCGATGGAGCGATGCCTGTTCGGCGAGCGTCTTATCAGCCCGTTCTCCTCCATGTTTTTCAGATGCTGATGAATTGTCGCCGGAGAATTGATGGAAAACTTCTTCTGTATCTCGGCGATGCTGGGGGCGTATTCGTTCTCCTCCATGAAGGAGGAGATGAAATCGATGATCTCTTTCTGTCTCTTTGTAATCGACATGTATAAATAGTAACCGAAAATATAGCGAAAATCAAACATTAATACGAATGGAGAAAATATCAGGTCGTGTCATTGCGAACGGAGTGAAGCAATCCCTCCCACGCAAGAGAGACCGCCACGCTCGCTTCGCTTGCTCGCGATGACAACCACCACATCGTCATTGCGAACGGAGTGAAGCAATTTCTCCCACGCAAGAGAGACCGCCACGTTCGCTTCGCTTACTCGCGATGACAACCACCACATCGTCATGCTAAAA from Nitrospinota bacterium encodes the following:
- a CDS encoding (2Fe-2S) ferredoxin domain-containing protein, yielding MPKPKIHFLVCGNKRPAGHPKGSCADRGATETINAFSRKLQETQKYDTVKVSVTSCLGPCGMGPVVAVYPDDLWYGMVDAGKADEIWNSHVNEGKALEKYL
- a CDS encoding response regulator: MKRVLIIDDDAAVRMLLKHSLEKLSYAIDVAENGPAGLASTQRVFYDLILLDVMMPKMDGYEVLQEIRNGSASAASPVIMVTALSDQTSVLKAMQLGACDYVIKPFDSGHFLHKVSRWANSREEAKWKKLEPEQEKALKLTLTTLDKGHDAVLKGRPLPYDDYRNTGREIVNVVGKNKVKPILEALKEHDSYTFVHSMRVGIFLSLFARSKKEFSDSDIATVTEGGIIHDVGKARTPLKVLNKPGAFKPHEWEEMKSHVNFGMEILKRTEGIPEAVMEICWNHHEKIDGTGYPRGLREGEIGTLARMSAIVDMYVALSDRRVYKPSLSHAESASILRKSRKQLDQALVEEFLHVVEKGGYA
- the lexA gene encoding transcriptional repressor LexA, producing the protein MSITKRQKEIIDFISSFMEENEYAPSIAEIQKKFSINSPATIHQHLKNMEENGLIRRSPNRHRSIEVIPAGHGGIQVGVKVPVLGSIAAGRPIESFPDTEMISLPEEMVADSDTFVLKVKGDSMMEDHILDGDMVIVQRADTARPGDKVVALIDGSESTLKRFYPESNRIRLQPANREMEPMYFEPEQVQIQGKVIGILRRF